The following coding sequences are from one Streptomyces sp. NBC_01294 window:
- a CDS encoding GmrSD restriction endonuclease domain-containing protein, which yields MQAREITFSKLVQQGEMQLQVPLYQRTYSWQREELQQLWSDVVELVEDRLAGRPPTAHFLGSVVLAPEGIAAGGMTRWLVVDGQQRLTTLMLAFTALRDRHRESGAQKKAARIHDLLLVNGYEDGYDHYRLLPTQADREAFIACVDSLPKAGGSGNIGAAYRFFVAALTDGEENGGEPWVDAAEAVLRDFLSIVAITAAPGDNVYRIFESINNTGVGLSQSDLLRNYLFMCLPTRGESVYRNLWLPMQELLGPANLELLVWLDLVVGGNSRAKQSEIYRDQKKRLEPLSTDEPALEAEISRLSLRADRLMRILEPEREKHPELREVLERLLRWGGQTHYPLALHVLDLVDVGQAGPAEAAQALVYAESYMVRRLFTGNSTAGSNRVFMELPKEMDKDDSPAEAVRRHLSRYKVGPRVWPGDEAVREAIRTRPFYKTGRGQQRFQVLRRLEESYSASEPVDYAKAQLTVEHVLPQQPAQQWFDLLAEEAGDGESPGELHTLLVHTLGNLTLSGDNMRLSNHPFRRKQEILDSSALRMNQNIAAQKRWGRAEILARADELADRAVTLWPGPIDGVVHADDEWTGWRELREALLAMPAGTWTTYGDLGALIGTHAVAIGNHVATRTGLHCAHRVLTADGRISAGFRWPDDRHSGDPKALLEAEGVPFDESGRAHRSHRLTTAELAALVGKEAAEDGAPASPPGPGDETAADRFETQLRDNQTPEAVQGLLSTLGFWENQGGHQAYGKANETSCFPTLDVGSALAPRPLWPLAIYPVSGTVEVVFQHLKRRPPFDDEPSRRELMARLNQIEGIDLAEAKLDLRPSFSLEVFASQSKEICAVLEWFIHVTALAEARRPIEGEATF from the coding sequence GTGCAGGCTCGGGAGATCACGTTCAGCAAACTGGTTCAGCAGGGCGAGATGCAGTTGCAGGTCCCCCTCTATCAGCGAACCTACAGCTGGCAGCGGGAGGAGCTGCAGCAGCTGTGGTCCGACGTGGTGGAGCTGGTGGAAGACCGGTTGGCCGGCCGACCTCCGACCGCGCACTTTCTCGGCTCGGTGGTGTTGGCGCCCGAAGGGATAGCCGCCGGCGGCATGACCCGCTGGCTCGTGGTGGACGGTCAGCAGCGGCTGACCACGCTCATGCTCGCCTTCACTGCTCTGCGGGACCGCCATCGGGAGAGCGGCGCCCAGAAGAAGGCGGCGCGCATCCACGACCTGCTCCTCGTCAACGGTTACGAGGACGGCTACGACCACTACCGACTGCTGCCCACCCAGGCCGACCGTGAGGCATTCATCGCCTGTGTGGACTCCCTCCCGAAGGCAGGCGGGTCGGGGAACATCGGCGCCGCCTACCGTTTCTTCGTCGCTGCCCTGACCGACGGCGAGGAGAACGGGGGAGAACCCTGGGTGGATGCGGCCGAGGCAGTACTGCGCGATTTCCTGTCCATCGTCGCGATCACCGCGGCACCGGGAGACAACGTCTACCGGATCTTCGAATCCATCAACAATACGGGCGTCGGTCTCAGCCAGAGCGACTTGCTGCGCAACTACCTGTTCATGTGCCTGCCGACGCGGGGCGAATCCGTCTACCGCAACCTGTGGCTCCCCATGCAGGAACTCCTCGGCCCGGCCAACCTTGAGCTCCTGGTCTGGCTCGACCTGGTCGTCGGCGGCAACAGCCGGGCCAAGCAGAGCGAGATCTACCGCGACCAGAAGAAGCGGCTGGAGCCGCTCAGCACGGACGAGCCGGCGCTCGAGGCGGAGATCAGCCGCCTCTCGCTGCGGGCGGACCGGCTCATGCGCATCCTGGAACCGGAGCGGGAGAAGCACCCGGAACTGCGCGAGGTGCTGGAGCGCCTCCTGCGGTGGGGCGGGCAGACCCACTACCCGCTGGCGCTGCACGTGCTCGACCTCGTGGACGTCGGCCAGGCCGGGCCTGCCGAGGCAGCCCAGGCTCTTGTCTACGCCGAGAGCTACATGGTGCGACGGCTGTTCACCGGGAACTCCACCGCGGGCAGCAACCGCGTCTTCATGGAGCTGCCCAAGGAGATGGACAAGGACGATTCTCCGGCCGAAGCGGTACGCCGCCACCTTTCGCGGTACAAGGTCGGTCCCCGGGTGTGGCCCGGTGACGAAGCCGTCCGCGAGGCGATCCGCACCCGCCCCTTCTACAAGACGGGCCGCGGACAGCAGAGGTTCCAGGTGCTGCGCCGCCTGGAGGAGAGCTACAGCGCGAGCGAGCCGGTCGATTACGCCAAGGCGCAGCTGACCGTCGAGCACGTACTACCGCAGCAGCCTGCCCAGCAGTGGTTCGACCTGCTCGCAGAGGAGGCCGGCGACGGCGAGAGTCCGGGCGAGCTGCACACGCTGCTGGTCCACACTCTGGGCAATCTGACCCTTTCCGGCGACAACATGCGCCTGTCCAACCACCCCTTCCGCCGCAAGCAGGAGATCCTTGACTCCAGCGCTCTGCGGATGAACCAGAACATCGCCGCCCAGAAGCGCTGGGGCAGGGCGGAGATCCTGGCGCGTGCCGATGAACTGGCCGACCGCGCCGTCACCCTGTGGCCCGGCCCCATCGACGGGGTGGTCCACGCCGACGACGAATGGACGGGGTGGCGGGAGCTGCGGGAAGCTCTCCTGGCGATGCCGGCCGGTACCTGGACGACGTACGGAGATCTCGGCGCCCTCATCGGTACGCATGCGGTGGCCATCGGCAACCACGTGGCGACCAGGACGGGTCTGCACTGTGCCCATCGTGTCCTCACGGCGGACGGGCGGATCTCGGCAGGCTTCCGCTGGCCGGACGACCGGCACTCCGGCGATCCGAAGGCCCTCCTAGAAGCCGAAGGGGTGCCGTTCGACGAGAGCGGCCGAGCCCACCGTTCCCACCGGCTGACCACGGCGGAACTCGCCGCTCTGGTGGGCAAGGAGGCCGCCGAGGACGGTGCGCCCGCATCGCCTCCGGGACCGGGCGACGAAACCGCGGCCGACCGGTTCGAGACTCAGCTCCGAGACAACCAGACACCCGAGGCGGTTCAGGGACTGTTGAGCACGCTGGGGTTCTGGGAGAACCAGGGCGGCCACCAGGCCTACGGCAAGGCGAACGAGACCAGTTGCTTTCCCACGCTGGACGTCGGCAGTGCCCTCGCACCGCGCCCGCTGTGGCCGCTCGCGATCTACCCGGTCAGCGGCACGGTCGAGGTGGTCTTCCAGCACCTCAAGCGGAGGCCGCCGTTCGACGATGAGCCCTCGCGGCGCGAACTCATGGCCCGGTTAAACCAGATCGAGGGCATCGACCTGGCCGAGGCCAAGCTGGACCTCCGGCCTTCCTTCTCCCTGGAGGTCTTCGCCAGCCAGAGCAAGGAGATCTGCGCCGTACTGGAATGGTTCATCCATGTGACAGCCCTGGCTGAAGCCCGGCGCCCGATCGAGGGCGAGGCGACATTCTGA
- a CDS encoding UvrD-helicase domain-containing protein: MEFARLEKPVQKRVQEVFEKFREHRHAGLHLEKLEHPRDPRIRTIRITKFMRGVVLAPDSGDSFLLLKVMAHDDAIAWALKHRATVNSATQGIELRDDVALDRATASVHQTVPATEAGGLFDRVADKELIRLGIDPDLLPLVRHLSDESHLDALHKILPEQQYDVLAGLAAGLEPEDVWREAIASQTERSHQHDHADSADLLTAAMARSQGRIALLNGPDELMDVLSRPFDAWRVFLHPSQRRVAYQPSYKGPARVTGGPGTGKTVVALHRALHLARRLPAEAPAESILLTTFTRDLATDLRRSLELLIPEEGLRAKIRVINVDALANQVVRADRGRHLNIVTDQREIAARWSRIAQRLGVEFTGTFLDQEWRQVVLAQDLRSPEAYLKASRSGRGTALSPLKRAQVWRAVEAFTQELRQADELTFLQVCAEAGRLMEPRLERPFRHVVIDEAQDLHPVQWRMLRALVTPGPDDLFIAGDTHQRIYGNKVSLRSLGISVTGRSHRLRINYRTTREILTWSTSLLTGEHVDDMDGGIDSLSGYRSAFRGAHPMTHGATSKSEEISALTAQVSEWVTDGIEPSEIGVAVRYIQLGKEIAQAMKQVGVPAVVLGTQAGHGEGIHIGTMHRMKGLEFRCMAVSGVNDGVLPMPGAVTPEELDPQQHREDLRSELSLLFVACTRAREFLRVSWHGDASTFLSS; this comes from the coding sequence ATGGAATTCGCCAGGCTGGAGAAACCGGTCCAGAAGCGTGTTCAGGAGGTCTTCGAAAAGTTCCGCGAGCACCGGCATGCCGGGCTCCACCTCGAGAAGCTCGAGCACCCCCGTGACCCCCGCATCCGCACCATCCGCATCACCAAATTCATGCGCGGAGTCGTACTCGCCCCCGACTCCGGTGACAGCTTCCTGCTGCTCAAGGTCATGGCGCACGACGACGCCATCGCCTGGGCGCTGAAGCACCGCGCGACGGTGAACTCCGCGACCCAGGGGATCGAGCTGCGTGACGACGTCGCACTCGACCGCGCCACCGCGTCGGTCCACCAGACGGTGCCGGCAACCGAAGCCGGCGGGCTGTTCGACCGCGTCGCCGACAAGGAACTGATCCGGCTCGGCATCGATCCCGATCTGCTGCCCCTGGTCAGACACCTCAGCGACGAAAGTCATCTCGACGCACTCCACAAGATCCTCCCCGAGCAGCAGTACGACGTACTCGCCGGCCTCGCGGCCGGACTGGAGCCGGAGGATGTGTGGCGCGAGGCGATCGCCTCGCAAACCGAGCGTTCCCACCAGCACGACCACGCGGACTCTGCGGATCTGCTCACCGCTGCCATGGCCCGATCGCAGGGAAGGATCGCCCTCCTCAACGGCCCGGACGAGCTGATGGACGTCTTGTCCCGGCCCTTCGACGCCTGGCGGGTCTTCCTGCACCCGAGTCAGCGGCGCGTGGCCTACCAGCCCTCGTACAAGGGGCCGGCAAGAGTGACCGGAGGCCCTGGCACAGGCAAGACCGTGGTGGCACTGCACCGCGCCCTGCACCTGGCGCGGCGGTTGCCCGCCGAGGCACCCGCCGAGTCGATCCTGCTGACCACCTTCACCCGGGACCTCGCCACCGACTTGCGGCGGAGTCTCGAACTGCTCATCCCCGAAGAAGGGCTCCGCGCCAAGATCCGCGTGATCAACGTGGATGCGCTGGCCAATCAGGTGGTACGAGCCGACCGCGGCCGTCACCTGAACATCGTCACCGACCAGAGGGAGATCGCCGCGCGCTGGTCGCGGATCGCTCAGCGACTCGGTGTGGAGTTCACCGGTACCTTCCTAGACCAGGAGTGGCGCCAGGTCGTCCTCGCTCAGGATCTCCGATCGCCCGAGGCCTATCTCAAAGCGTCCCGCAGCGGCCGGGGCACCGCTCTCAGCCCACTCAAACGTGCCCAGGTCTGGCGGGCTGTCGAAGCATTCACCCAGGAACTACGCCAAGCCGACGAGTTGACGTTCCTCCAGGTCTGCGCGGAAGCAGGACGGCTGATGGAGCCGCGCCTGGAACGACCGTTCCGTCACGTGGTGATCGACGAAGCCCAGGACCTGCACCCCGTGCAATGGCGCATGCTGCGCGCTCTGGTGACACCGGGGCCGGACGACCTGTTCATCGCAGGAGACACACACCAGCGCATCTACGGCAACAAGGTGTCACTGCGCAGCCTCGGCATCTCGGTTACCGGGCGGTCCCACCGCCTGCGGATCAACTACCGGACTACCCGCGAGATCCTGACGTGGTCCACCTCACTGCTGACGGGTGAGCACGTCGACGACATGGACGGCGGCATCGATTCCCTGTCGGGCTATCGGTCCGCGTTCCGAGGCGCGCACCCCATGACTCACGGAGCCACGAGCAAGTCCGAGGAGATCTCGGCTCTCACTGCCCAGGTCTCCGAGTGGGTCACCGACGGAATCGAACCCAGCGAGATCGGCGTGGCGGTGCGCTACATCCAACTCGGCAAGGAGATCGCCCAGGCCATGAAGCAGGTCGGGGTACCGGCTGTCGTACTCGGTACCCAGGCCGGGCACGGCGAAGGGATCCACATCGGAACCATGCACCGGATGAAGGGACTTGAGTTCCGGTGCATGGCAGTCTCCGGTGTGAACGACGGCGTGCTGCCGATGCCCGGTGCGGTAACACCCGAGGAGTTGGACCCGCAGCAGCACCGGGAAGACCTCCGGAGCGAGTTGAGTCTGCTCTTCGTTGCCTGCACCCGAGCGCGGGAGTTCCTGCGAGTCTCTTGGCATGGAGACGCCAGCACCTTTCTCTCCTCCTGA
- a CDS encoding WD40 repeat domain-containing protein: MTETQPMTTVSDSGNASGPLQFFPVDIGVYVHHDHLDTGPEVAAVAALLEPFGARVDSWAVPAENREVGAVKQRLEEWSAPDVTGDTFLYWVGHGWSNGGPTTLLAHALSPAELTQNGIGPEELLQSLKARQCQVGAGWAIVIIDACSSSDFVDRMHAKALEDGEARGYLLIATAAEGSTVLGAFRRVLNTVLTSTFRTEDTIDFHDLTKELQRNLNGCSIHLRPGDNGAALRRAVPTLAGRMQASLDTVIDIERVLENLTDDERLHFIPKASGAELGEQNWYFEGREDERRRILAWLDGAERGMLVVTGAAGSGKSALLGHVVVHSRRELADILIEHQKLRPLPEGAVPPYDVFDAVLHLTGATPRTVVQRIATSAGLGTPPDATIGEQCAWLIERFRAVVAGADPGVRFTLLADALDEAHLPLLIAEEVLSPLADLAGVRVVVGTRRSTAEGPDLPAFEDADLMEALGADRNGNRETLSVARDPAAMRQYIRNRLHAARARLGVEPSQIDRTAEALSNLDREFLYGRLAVHEVISNPELAADPTPLLECDHRQLFTRAVERLSDKAPCHRLLLEALALAQGRGLPIADGVWAGIATALADSPDIAVTDDDIRELTDTAAPYLMLDTESGQSVYRLAHRTFSEHFTRTHPPSEHDDRHCRITQYLAEPPSPGLDERSNPYVVNHLPTHAGLAGPDGWQVLADCPRLLDRLSPSAVVSSVMLRALGRFELPPAVAGVLFEWERLATANSRDRRGLRELGSLRCSQETVVQRFGRRASDPDSAWSVRWGQLKGHATHLRLSGHTGSVQTIVAFRDASRGVLLASGSDDGTVRFWDPARGEAVGDPVTLHDAPVQAIEAFTGPKGQTLLASGGADGTVRIWDLIRGETVGEPLTAHNDWVHSVAAFKDTDGQTLLATGGGDGTVRVWEPLTGKQLAVGGLDEPGTEWDPDAGQETDVLVGTGHDGDVYSVVAFDSLDADQDRHVLLATGGIDGTLRIWDPATGVETSGPLTGHEGAVFSVTAFVGWGGQTLLASGGEDGTVRIWDPDTGRQTMAPLIGHVEPVLAVGTLVEAGEDGARTLLVTVGADNSVRLWDPAGGQPVTAPLTGHEDWVRAVSPVPPLSGAYPLLATSGDDQTLRIWAPPSGRPAGVPFRDTATTTQALTSFTGEDEQTLIAAVDADAMLRVFDPAEGEQVDELPTEHDGDVLAVTAVRVVHGDDERLTFGTGGEDGVVRLWDPGTGEKTGELVTDHAGGVQALSAFVGFGGRSFLATGGENGVVRLWDPGTGEKTGELVTDHVGGIRALSAFVGLGGQSLLATAGADGVARQWNLMTGEAVGEPIAHPDLTAIESYQLPDREAMLVTGDSNGTVRFWNSETGGEALSIPLGLPVHDVAFIDGDLAVATTEGLVQVSLEAGSNLTGGPEPSDPRWSA; the protein is encoded by the coding sequence ATGACTGAGACACAGCCGATGACGACTGTTTCGGACAGCGGGAACGCCTCGGGGCCGCTGCAGTTCTTTCCGGTCGACATCGGTGTCTACGTTCACCACGACCACCTGGACACGGGGCCGGAGGTGGCGGCCGTCGCCGCGCTCCTGGAGCCGTTCGGTGCCCGCGTGGATTCCTGGGCGGTCCCCGCGGAGAATCGAGAGGTCGGCGCGGTAAAGCAGCGGCTTGAGGAGTGGTCGGCCCCCGATGTCACCGGTGACACGTTCCTGTACTGGGTCGGCCATGGGTGGAGCAACGGGGGTCCCACGACCTTGCTCGCCCACGCCCTCAGCCCCGCAGAACTGACTCAGAACGGAATCGGGCCCGAGGAACTGTTGCAGTCCCTCAAAGCGCGGCAGTGTCAGGTCGGCGCCGGCTGGGCCATCGTGATCATCGACGCGTGCTCCTCCAGTGACTTCGTGGATCGGATGCACGCCAAGGCCTTGGAAGACGGGGAAGCGCGCGGCTACCTGCTGATTGCGACGGCCGCGGAGGGGAGCACCGTCCTCGGCGCCTTCCGCAGAGTACTGAACACCGTTCTGACGAGCACTTTCCGCACTGAGGACACAATCGACTTCCACGACCTCACCAAAGAGCTCCAGCGGAACCTGAACGGCTGTTCCATCCACCTGCGTCCGGGTGATAATGGTGCCGCTCTGCGCCGCGCCGTGCCCACACTGGCGGGCCGCATGCAGGCGTCCCTGGACACCGTGATCGACATCGAGAGGGTCCTCGAGAACCTCACGGACGACGAGCGTCTTCACTTCATCCCCAAGGCCAGTGGCGCTGAACTGGGCGAACAGAACTGGTACTTCGAAGGCCGGGAGGACGAGCGCCGCCGGATCCTCGCGTGGCTCGACGGCGCGGAACGGGGCATGCTCGTCGTCACCGGAGCGGCGGGGTCGGGGAAGTCGGCGCTTCTGGGCCATGTCGTGGTGCACTCCCGGCGTGAGCTCGCCGATATCCTGATTGAGCATCAGAAACTCCGCCCTCTACCCGAGGGCGCCGTCCCTCCCTACGACGTCTTCGACGCGGTGCTTCACCTGACAGGGGCGACGCCCCGGACCGTGGTGCAGCGGATCGCCACCTCGGCCGGGCTCGGCACTCCGCCCGACGCGACGATCGGCGAACAGTGCGCCTGGCTGATAGAGCGATTTCGTGCGGTCGTGGCTGGGGCCGACCCCGGCGTTCGCTTCACACTGCTGGCGGACGCGCTCGACGAGGCACACCTACCCCTGCTGATTGCCGAAGAGGTACTCAGCCCCCTGGCGGACCTGGCCGGCGTGCGCGTTGTCGTCGGCACGCGCCGGTCCACGGCCGAAGGCCCCGATCTGCCTGCTTTCGAGGATGCGGACCTCATGGAGGCACTGGGAGCGGATCGGAACGGCAACCGCGAGACACTGAGCGTCGCCCGCGACCCCGCAGCCATGCGCCAGTACATACGCAATCGCCTGCACGCGGCACGGGCCCGGTTGGGCGTCGAACCTTCGCAGATCGACAGGACCGCGGAAGCCCTCAGCAATCTTGACCGGGAATTCCTCTACGGTCGCCTCGCTGTGCACGAGGTCATCAGCAACCCCGAGCTGGCCGCTGACCCGACCCCCTTGCTCGAGTGCGACCACCGACAGCTCTTCACCCGAGCCGTCGAGCGCCTGAGCGACAAGGCCCCCTGTCATCGCCTCCTGCTCGAAGCGCTCGCCTTGGCCCAGGGACGCGGCCTGCCCATCGCCGACGGCGTGTGGGCGGGCATCGCTACGGCCCTCGCCGACAGCCCTGACATCGCCGTCACCGATGATGACATCAGAGAACTGACGGACACGGCCGCGCCGTACCTGATGCTGGACACGGAATCGGGCCAGAGCGTGTACCGCCTGGCACACCGGACCTTCTCCGAGCACTTCACCCGGACGCATCCGCCCTCCGAGCACGACGACCGGCACTGCCGTATCACCCAGTATCTGGCAGAACCCCCGAGCCCGGGGTTGGACGAACGGTCCAACCCCTATGTCGTGAACCATCTGCCCACCCATGCCGGTCTCGCCGGGCCGGATGGATGGCAGGTCCTGGCGGACTGCCCCCGACTGCTCGACCGGCTGAGCCCCTCGGCGGTCGTCTCCAGCGTCATGCTCAGAGCCCTCGGGCGGTTCGAGCTTCCTCCCGCAGTGGCCGGAGTCCTGTTCGAATGGGAGCGACTCGCCACTGCGAACTCCCGGGACCGGCGAGGATTGCGGGAGCTCGGGAGCCTTCGCTGTTCGCAGGAGACCGTCGTGCAGCGCTTCGGCAGGAGAGCTTCCGACCCCGATTCGGCCTGGTCCGTGCGCTGGGGACAACTGAAGGGCCACGCGACCCACTTGCGTCTCAGCGGTCATACGGGCTCGGTCCAGACCATCGTGGCGTTCAGGGACGCCTCAAGGGGAGTGCTGCTGGCGTCGGGCAGTGATGACGGGACGGTGCGGTTCTGGGACCCGGCGCGGGGGGAAGCGGTGGGAGACCCGGTGACGCTGCATGACGCCCCTGTCCAGGCGATCGAGGCGTTCACGGGCCCAAAGGGACAGACGCTGCTGGCCAGCGGGGGAGCGGACGGCACGGTACGCATCTGGGACCTCATCAGGGGAGAGACAGTGGGGGAGCCGCTGACCGCTCACAATGACTGGGTCCACTCCGTGGCGGCGTTCAAGGACACCGACGGGCAGACGCTGCTGGCCACAGGAGGCGGAGATGGGACGGTCCGTGTCTGGGAACCGCTGACCGGCAAACAGCTGGCGGTGGGAGGCTTGGACGAGCCCGGGACGGAGTGGGACCCGGACGCCGGCCAGGAGACCGATGTGCTGGTGGGGACCGGTCACGATGGCGATGTCTACTCGGTGGTGGCGTTCGACAGCCTGGACGCCGACCAGGACAGGCACGTGCTCCTGGCCACCGGGGGCATCGACGGGACGCTACGGATTTGGGACCCGGCCACCGGAGTGGAAACCAGTGGTCCCCTGACCGGACATGAAGGAGCCGTCTTCTCCGTCACGGCGTTCGTGGGGTGGGGAGGGCAGACGCTGCTGGCATCCGGGGGTGAGGACGGGACGGTACGGATTTGGGATCCGGACACCGGCAGACAGACCATGGCGCCTCTCATCGGTCACGTGGAGCCAGTCCTCGCGGTGGGAACGCTGGTCGAGGCAGGCGAGGATGGGGCGCGGACGCTGCTCGTCACTGTCGGAGCGGACAACAGCGTACGACTATGGGATCCGGCCGGCGGCCAGCCGGTGACAGCGCCTCTGACAGGCCACGAGGACTGGGTGCGGGCCGTGTCGCCGGTGCCGCCCCTGTCCGGTGCGTATCCACTGCTGGCCACCAGCGGCGACGACCAAACCCTACGGATCTGGGCACCGCCCAGTGGCCGACCGGCAGGTGTGCCCTTCCGCGACACCGCGACGACCACGCAAGCGCTGACATCCTTCACCGGCGAAGACGAACAGACCCTGATCGCCGCCGTGGACGCCGACGCGATGCTGCGTGTGTTCGACCCGGCCGAGGGCGAGCAGGTCGATGAGCTGCCGACCGAACACGACGGAGACGTCCTCGCGGTGACCGCGGTCCGGGTCGTCCATGGCGATGACGAAAGGCTCACTTTCGGCACGGGTGGTGAGGACGGGGTGGTGCGGTTGTGGGATCCCGGTACCGGCGAGAAGACCGGTGAGTTGGTGACGGATCACGCCGGTGGGGTGCAGGCGCTGTCGGCGTTCGTCGGGTTTGGCGGGCGGTCTTTCCTGGCCACGGGTGGTGAGAACGGGGTGGTGCGGTTGTGGGATCCGGGTACCGGCGAGAAGACCGGCGAGTTGGTGACGGATCACGTCGGTGGCATACGGGCCTTGTCCGCGTTCGTCGGACTCGGCGGGCAGTCTCTTCTCGCCACGGCGGGCGCGGATGGGGTCGCACGACAGTGGAACCTCATGACGGGCGAGGCCGTGGGGGAGCCGATCGCCCATCCAGACCTGACCGCCATTGAGTCCTATCAGCTCCCGGACCGCGAAGCCATGCTCGTCACGGGCGACAGCAATGGAACCGTCCGCTTCTGGAATTCCGAGACGGGGGGCGAGGCGCTGAGCATCCCTCTGGGCCTTCCCGTGCACGACGTCGCCTTCATCGACGGCGACTTGGCCGTCGCCACCACGGAAGGCCTCGTTCAAGTGAGCCTTGAAGCGGGATCGAACCTCACGGGCGGACCTGAACCGAGCGACCCCCGCTGGTCTGCCTAG
- a CDS encoding esterase/lipase family protein codes for MMLGGNERTGVSSEVTHDAVVVVPGIMGSALRDTVTGHPVWGLRDPQWLGAWLRDDGTHPLHMDEDERSGKYGRVEATELLRFPAWAPFLKGFEPYSALLAAIERTVADPKGVLAFPYDWRLPVAVNGALLAEAAHRHLTRWRASEEHDRARRRHPDGREARLVFVAHSMGGLVTRAAFAHAVSQGSDLAPDTRAVVTLGTPFLGSVKAAVILNGDRSSRLPARLRRRMQVLSATLPGVHDLLPDYRCVDAGTDVLRLGPADVAALGGDVELAREAHLFQQSMREQAPALPGHRALVGVAQPTAQSLRLDAGVVHKQYVAFERNRDGALARDGDRIPIRRDRAGDGTVYRDAAYLASNEPVWLPLQHGGLAKDSTAVQYVQAVLTEYDHNRGPALGDGHIGLEVPDYVMAGSPWRLRVHSAPDSGRPANAGTGCTVHKAATDQQIAKVALRRTEGELGSQVTLPAPGLYRIKAKSGGNSPVTQLVLAVDPEDD; via the coding sequence ATGATGCTTGGGGGGAACGAGCGCACCGGCGTGTCATCTGAAGTCACGCATGACGCCGTGGTCGTGGTGCCGGGGATCATGGGTAGCGCGCTGCGCGACACCGTCACGGGACACCCGGTGTGGGGCTTGCGTGATCCTCAGTGGTTGGGCGCCTGGCTGCGTGATGACGGGACGCACCCGTTGCACATGGACGAGGACGAGCGGTCCGGCAAGTACGGCCGGGTGGAAGCCACCGAGCTGCTGCGCTTCCCCGCCTGGGCGCCGTTCCTGAAAGGGTTCGAGCCCTACAGTGCCCTGCTCGCTGCCATTGAGCGGACGGTTGCTGACCCGAAGGGCGTTCTCGCGTTCCCGTACGACTGGCGGCTACCCGTTGCCGTCAACGGCGCACTGCTGGCGGAAGCCGCCCACCGTCACCTGACCCGGTGGCGCGCCAGCGAGGAGCACGATCGGGCACGCCGTCGGCATCCGGACGGGCGCGAGGCCCGCCTGGTGTTCGTCGCCCACTCCATGGGTGGCCTGGTCACCCGGGCCGCCTTCGCCCACGCCGTATCCCAGGGCAGCGACCTGGCCCCCGACACCAGAGCCGTGGTCACCCTCGGCACGCCGTTCCTCGGTTCGGTCAAGGCGGCCGTCATCCTCAACGGCGACCGCTCCAGCCGGCTGCCCGCCCGGCTGCGACGCCGGATGCAGGTCCTGTCGGCGACACTGCCCGGTGTGCACGACCTGCTGCCGGACTACCGCTGCGTTGACGCGGGCACGGACGTGCTCCGCCTCGGTCCGGCCGACGTGGCTGCCCTGGGCGGTGACGTAGAACTCGCCCGTGAGGCCCATTTGTTCCAGCAGAGCATGCGTGAACAGGCGCCCGCCCTTCCAGGGCACCGCGCGCTCGTCGGCGTGGCTCAGCCGACGGCGCAGAGTCTGCGCCTCGACGCCGGCGTGGTGCACAAGCAGTACGTCGCGTTCGAGCGGAACAGAGACGGTGCACTGGCCCGCGACGGTGACCGCATCCCCATCCGCCGTGACCGGGCAGGCGACGGCACTGTCTACCGGGACGCCGCCTACCTCGCCTCGAACGAGCCTGTGTGGCTCCCGTTGCAGCATGGCGGCCTGGCCAAGGACAGCACCGCCGTCCAGTACGTGCAAGCCGTGCTCACCGAGTACGACCACAACCGCGGTCCCGCACTGGGCGACGGCCACATCGGCCTGGAGGTTCCCGACTACGTCATGGCAGGCAGCCCTTGGCGGCTGCGGGTGCATTCCGCGCCGGACTCGGGACGGCCTGCGAACGCCGGTACGGGGTGCACCGTCCACAAGGCGGCAACCGATCAGCAGATCGCCAAGGTCGCCCTCCGCCGTACCGAAGGTGAACTCGGATCCCAAGTCACCCTGCCCGCACCCGGTCTGTACCGGATCAAGGCCAAATCCGGAGGCAACTCACCCGTCACACAGCTCGTCCTGGCAGTCGATCCTGAGGATGACTGA